Proteins found in one Phoenicibacter congonensis genomic segment:
- the rsmH gene encoding 16S rRNA (cytosine(1402)-N(4))-methyltransferase RsmH, whose translation MTESFEHIPVLLNEVLASLSPKEGEIFVDCTLGGAGHSVEIAKRLGRSGTLIGIDQDCVAREYATSRLMSLDEETRPKIFVMPANFSELDAVLTSIPVPGIDCILFDLGVSSVQLDVLERGFSYHEGAPLDMRMNTEDAGIKAEDIVNTWDEKSLERIFRVYGEERFSHQIARNICKSREVSKITTSDELVEIIKESIPAAKRRSGGHPAKRTFQALRIAVNDELKCLETALDCAIRWLNPGGRICVISYHSLEDKRVKNAFREYEDRCTCGPEVPVCVCGKKPILKSKPRGTILPSQAEIDRNPRARSAKLRCAHKLNN comes from the coding sequence ATGACTGAATCTTTTGAACATATTCCGGTGCTGCTCAATGAAGTGCTCGCATCGCTTTCTCCAAAAGAAGGCGAGATTTTTGTCGACTGCACTTTAGGTGGGGCTGGCCACAGTGTCGAGATTGCTAAACGACTCGGGCGCTCAGGAACCTTAATTGGAATTGATCAAGATTGTGTAGCGCGAGAATATGCCACAAGTCGCTTGATGTCGCTAGATGAGGAAACGAGGCCAAAGATTTTTGTGATGCCAGCGAATTTTTCTGAACTGGACGCTGTGCTCACAAGCATTCCTGTCCCTGGAATTGATTGCATTTTGTTTGACCTCGGTGTTTCAAGCGTGCAGTTAGATGTACTTGAACGCGGCTTTTCCTATCACGAAGGTGCTCCTCTCGACATGAGGATGAACACAGAAGACGCAGGAATTAAGGCTGAAGACATTGTGAACACATGGGACGAGAAGTCTCTAGAGCGAATTTTTAGAGTCTATGGCGAGGAGAGGTTTTCTCATCAAATTGCTAGAAACATTTGCAAGAGTCGCGAAGTATCAAAGATAACAACAAGTGACGAGCTTGTTGAAATTATCAAAGAATCGATTCCTGCAGCCAAACGAAGGAGTGGCGGTCATCCTGCTAAAAGAACCTTTCAGGCGTTGCGCATCGCAGTAAACGATGAACTAAAGTGTTTGGAAACTGCTCTTGACTGCGCAATTCGTTGGTTAAACCCTGGCGGAAGAATTTGTGTTATCAGCTATCACTCGCTTGAAGACAAAAGAGTTAAAAACGCCTTTCGCGAATATGAGGACAGATGCACATGTGGTCCGGAAGTTCCAGTTTGCGTTTGCGGAAAAAAGCCGATTTTAAAAAGCAAACCTCGTGGGACAATCTTGCCATCTCAGGCTGAAATTGACAGAAATCCACGTGCAAGAAGCGCGAAGTTGCGTTGCGCGCACAAATTAAATAACTAA
- a CDS encoding penicillin-binding protein 2, protein MQKSNGINSPRWFIAVLGLLLILILGRLLFLVVIAGPSYSAQAEETRTNTIPIAAKRGTIYDRNGVVLAASVDSITVSCNPSKIKNASDIAKTIANIYGGEEKEYLEKLTLSNATFNYVFRMGDVDKGEELEKLIEEDPDKYDGLYCTNEARREYPNGSIGGQIIGRVNNDGEAICGLELEYDEILSGEDGKYVVERNVSGTYAIPGSVKVDKEAKDGQDIMVSIDISMQTEVENIVAEKAAVQGDRAEAVLMDSFTGEIYAMCSTPYFNSADPSESESGSDLVLPITQALEPGSMMKTVTALGVLQSGKMKPEDELYCPALLAADEYYIKDAHDRGDTTMSLDTILTESSNVGISLASDKIGAQGIFENLQKSKVLDLTGIDFPGEAQGYVTSPDNWSNIARYNITFGQGVTTTPIAMTRFYAAICNNGTAVTPHFLMVKTQNGERPNWATTNLGYSETALSGIKSMLHNVVANGTSTKAAIDGYDVCGKTSTAEYAEDGKYKEDSYNVGFCGFLNNSSLPLTCYVGITRSEATVTTTEVFHDIMKSAIERYGIASIG, encoded by the coding sequence ATGCAAAAATCAAATGGAATAAATTCTCCACGCTGGTTTATCGCAGTTTTAGGGCTGCTCTTAATTCTCATTTTGGGCAGGCTTTTGTTTCTCGTTGTAATTGCGGGCCCGTCTTATTCTGCACAGGCTGAAGAAACGAGAACGAACACAATTCCAATTGCTGCTAAGCGTGGAACAATTTATGATCGCAATGGAGTCGTTCTTGCGGCTAGTGTCGATTCGATTACTGTTAGCTGCAATCCTTCCAAAATTAAAAATGCAAGCGACATTGCAAAAACAATTGCCAACATTTATGGCGGCGAAGAAAAAGAATACCTCGAGAAGCTCACACTTTCGAATGCCACCTTTAATTATGTTTTTCGAATGGGCGATGTTGATAAAGGGGAAGAACTCGAAAAGTTGATAGAGGAAGACCCCGACAAATATGATGGCCTTTATTGCACCAATGAAGCAAGACGCGAATATCCTAACGGTTCAATTGGTGGGCAAATTATTGGGCGTGTTAACAATGATGGCGAAGCAATCTGTGGACTTGAGCTTGAATATGACGAAATTTTGAGCGGGGAAGATGGAAAATATGTTGTTGAGCGAAACGTGTCAGGCACCTATGCAATTCCAGGATCTGTAAAAGTTGACAAAGAAGCCAAAGATGGCCAAGACATAATGGTTTCGATTGACATTTCCATGCAGACTGAAGTCGAAAACATTGTTGCAGAAAAGGCAGCAGTGCAGGGAGATCGAGCCGAAGCAGTGCTTATGGACTCGTTTACAGGAGAGATTTATGCGATGTGTTCAACGCCATATTTTAATTCTGCTGACCCTAGTGAATCGGAAAGTGGCTCTGATTTAGTTTTGCCAATAACGCAGGCCCTAGAGCCAGGTTCAATGATGAAAACTGTGACAGCTCTTGGTGTATTGCAATCTGGGAAAATGAAGCCTGAAGATGAACTGTATTGTCCTGCATTGCTCGCGGCTGATGAATATTACATAAAAGATGCACACGATCGAGGCGACACAACAATGAGCCTCGACACAATTCTCACAGAGTCTTCAAATGTTGGAATTTCTCTCGCTTCAGACAAAATTGGAGCGCAAGGTATTTTTGAGAATCTGCAAAAGTCAAAAGTGCTTGACTTAACAGGAATTGATTTTCCTGGAGAAGCGCAAGGTTATGTGACATCACCTGACAATTGGTCAAATATTGCGAGATATAACATTACTTTCGGTCAAGGTGTGACGACAACTCCAATTGCCATGACTCGCTTTTATGCCGCAATTTGCAACAACGGCACAGCTGTCACGCCTCACTTTCTAATGGTTAAAACTCAAAATGGAGAGCGTCCAAATTGGGCCACCACTAATCTTGGCTACAGCGAAACAGCGCTCAGTGGCATTAAATCGATGTTGCACAATGTCGTGGCAAACGGCACATCAACTAAAGCTGCGATTGATGGCTATGATGTTTGTGGTAAAACTTCCACCGCTGAATATGCTGAGGATGGCAAATATAAAGAAGATTCATACAACGTTGGTTTCTGCGGCTTTTTGAACAATTCTTCATTACCGCTCACTTGTTATGTTGGAATCACCCGTTCTGAAGCCACGGTTACAACAACAGAAGTGTTCCACGATATAATGAAATCGGCCATTGAGAGATATGGCATAGCAAGCATCGGATAG
- the mraY gene encoding phospho-N-acetylmuramoyl-pentapeptide-transferase, whose amino-acid sequence MYSFVGSYPSFLVFSALVLSVAFTVCFMPGFIRFLKREDVGQQVREEGLETHYKKQGTPTMGGVVMIGAVVLATICVGYFDLKIASLVTVALAGALIGVVDDYKKVHYKNTEGMSPKGKLILQFLVAGLFILVAVNQLDIAPTLVFPLIGVLDLGVLSTTFTVGATTITIPWLYLIFCLILLVGMCNAVNLTDGLDGLASGCVMVVMIFFAVIAYRLNLLEPAIFAAAVGGACCAFLWFNSNPASIFMGDTGSLSLGMTVGALAILTKTEVLSILIGGIFVAEAVSVLIQVFWFRKTGKRVFLMAPLHHHFEKKGWGENKVVVRFWMITGLLASVGFALFFAMTIL is encoded by the coding sequence TTGTATAGTTTTGTCGGAAGTTATCCAAGTTTTCTAGTGTTTTCGGCCCTTGTTTTGTCGGTCGCTTTCACCGTTTGTTTTATGCCTGGTTTCATTCGTTTTTTGAAGCGAGAAGACGTTGGCCAGCAAGTTCGTGAAGAGGGTCTAGAGACTCACTATAAAAAACAAGGCACTCCAACAATGGGTGGAGTGGTGATGATTGGTGCAGTCGTTCTAGCTACCATCTGTGTTGGTTATTTCGATTTAAAAATTGCTTCTCTTGTTACAGTTGCGCTTGCAGGTGCACTCATCGGGGTAGTCGATGACTACAAAAAAGTGCATTACAAAAACACGGAAGGCATGTCACCTAAGGGAAAGCTTATTTTACAATTTCTTGTAGCGGGTCTCTTTATTCTGGTTGCAGTAAATCAACTTGACATTGCTCCAACGCTTGTGTTCCCTCTAATTGGTGTTCTTGACCTAGGGGTTTTAAGCACAACATTTACTGTTGGAGCCACAACAATAACAATCCCTTGGCTCTATTTAATTTTTTGCCTGATTTTGCTCGTTGGAATGTGCAATGCTGTCAATTTGACTGACGGACTTGATGGCCTTGCAAGCGGTTGTGTGATGGTGGTAATGATTTTCTTTGCAGTTATTGCCTATCGCTTGAATTTACTAGAGCCAGCAATCTTTGCTGCCGCTGTAGGTGGTGCTTGTTGTGCTTTTTTGTGGTTCAACTCCAACCCTGCTTCGATTTTTATGGGCGACACAGGCTCCCTTTCGTTGGGAATGACTGTCGGTGCGCTGGCAATTTTAACAAAAACAGAAGTACTCTCAATCCTGATTGGCGGAATTTTTGTTGCAGAAGCAGTCTCGGTTTTAATCCAGGTTTTCTGGTTCAGAAAAACAGGCAAAAGAGTGTTCCTAATGGCTCCTCTACACCATCATTTTGAAAAAAAGGGCTGGGGAGAAAACAAAGTGGTTGTGAGATTCTGGATGATTACTGGACTTCTTGCTTCAGTTGGATTCGCTCTTTTCTTTGCAATGACAATAC